The genome window ATTCTAGCGACTCAGCGCCTCGACAAGAGCGCGACGGCCTCCCAGTTCCCAGGGGTTACCTTGAGATTCACCTCGAGCGCTCACAATCCGGCAAAGGAGATTCCTTCCATTACGATCTACGCAGAGGCCCCTCGAGGAAGGATTCGCAGACCAAGGTCAGGAAGGTGCACTGCCACCCTTCTGATAGTGGTCTAGGAACATCAATTAGCAGCTGCGAGACCTCATCCGCACGCCAAGGTGAGCTATCATTGTTACAGGCTCCTGACATGCattttaatctaattttgCCTGCAGCCAAAGAGAGCCGCTCAAAGACAGTCACGCGCACACAGTCGGCTATCACTAGCTCTTTAATGGCTGTTGAGCCGGAATCTGCTTCGAAGCAGAATCTCAGCCTCAGCGCAAGCGAGGAGATTGAAAAGCGAATCCTCACCCCCCTACTCGGGCAGGAGTTTTGCAAGCCCTTCCATCACCTTGTCGAGAGCGCTCGCGAGCAgatcgagaagaagcagattGGTACTCTTCGTGATCTTGAGAAGTCTCTCCTCCACGGAGCTGCTGTAAGCACAATTCGAACACTAGCATCAAATTGCATGCCACTTACAAATTTGCAGGACGTGGAAGCGGAGGTTGGCTCTTACTACCAGTTCTGCAGTTCTACTATCTTGTGTCTGAGTGAGACGTACACTCACCTGGACCCCCGGGACCTGTGTATCCCTACGGATAAGAGCTACAGCAACTCGTACTTTCTCGACCTCACTGCCCAGGTCCACCGTTTCAAGGCCATGCGGGACGAGGCTcgcaagaacaagaaagaggCATCGTATGTTTACTCCCTACACAATAGGCAGAGACCAGAAACTGACCAGCCCAGTGAGCTCAAATTGACCCTGGAAGGCGGCATGAGCCAAACTGGACGTCCTCTTGAGCTCGTCGCACAAAAGGAAGGCCAGGCGGTCTCTATGCAGACTGGCGAGGCTTATGATGCCCACGCTCCACCCTTGGTGAAGCGTACACTTAGTCTGAATGAAGCGGATGAGGGAGCTAGGCGGTCTATGGCTCGTCGCAAGAAGAACGCTCCCCCCAtgaacatcaacaccaagtgCTCTCACTGTGACAAGATCTTCCAGAGACCTTGTGATTTGACGTAAGTATTTGTGTAGAGTCAACTTATACAGCTACTGACGGTTCTACAGGAAACATGAGAAAACGCACTCGCGTCCATTCAAGTGCCCCTTTGAAGGATGCAAGTACCACGAGCTTGGATGGCCTACCGAGAAGGAGAACGAGCGTCACGTCAACGATCGTCATTCGACCACTCCCCGCATGTACGCCTGCACGTTCAACGGTTGCGCATACAAAtcgaagagagagagtaacTGCAAGCAGCACATGGAGAAGGCTCACGGCTGGAATTATGTGCGTGCCAAGAACAATGGACGCAATGCTAAGCGGCGGGCTACTTCGGCTCGCGCTAGTCCAGCTGAAGACAGCACCGCTCAGTCGAGCCCACTGCACATGAGCCCTGACCAAGTCAGCCCTGTTCAGCTGGCC of Aspergillus luchuensis IFO 4308 DNA, chromosome 7, nearly complete sequence contains these proteins:
- the ace1 gene encoding putative C2H2 transcription factor (Ace1) (COG:K;~EggNog:ENOG410PIHM;~InterPro:IPR013087), producing MNTIRNPDAMKSQNPRRGRHVSRPPSLASTADVHASRSRYQLKKNQTFHSKSPSSSDDEDPLADLACSPRRSSTSPAALQAILAGQQRMHKLLSRFDLDSSDSAPRQERDGLPVPRGYLEIHLERSQSGKGDSFHYDLRRGPSRKDSQTKVRKVHCHPSDSGLGTSISSCETSSARQGELSLLQAPDMHFNLILPAAKESRSKTVTRTQSAITSSLMAVEPESASKQNLSLSASEEIEKRILTPLLGQEFCKPFHHLVESAREQIEKKQIGTLRDLEKSLLHGAADVEAEVGSYYQFCSSTILCLSETYTHLDPRDLCIPTDKSYSNSYFLDLTAQVHRFKAMRDEARKNKKEASELKLTLEGGMSQTGRPLELVAQKEGQAVSMQTGEAYDAHAPPLVKRTLSLNEADEGARRSMARRKKNAPPMNINTKCSHCDKIFQRPCDLTKHEKTHSRPFKCPFEGCKYHELGWPTEKENERHVNDRHSTTPRMYACTFNGCAYKSKRESNCKQHMEKAHGWNYVRAKNNGRNAKRRATSARASPAEDSTAQSSPLHMSPDQVSPVQLAPAQLASLQMASDISSLQMTPDQVNLLQMNADHMSPLQLSPDHMSPLQMTPDRASPAEMLSLQMSPDQGSSVQMSPPQVSPAQLSTPATGPLQSPGFVNNYSQNPMLPLQDPYSQLKHEDCVLYTDNDFAPLNGTTDFFEDASFGYGEHMYQPGQMDFSSIGAFYDDSIMNSMLFDTAANGNNNNFPDESMYMFNQTQMPPF